In the Mesorhizobium sp. M1D.F.Ca.ET.043.01.1.1 genome, AACCAGGAAATGATTGCCGTTCTCGCGCAGGAGCTTCTGCACGCCCTTGATCGTATAGCCCTGGTCATAAAGCATGTGCCGGATGCCCTTGATCAGTTCGACATCCTGCGGCCGGTAGTAACGGCGGCCGCCGCCACGCTTCATCGGCTTGATCTGGTTGAAACGCGTTTCCCAGAACCGCAGCACGTGCTGCGGCAGGTCGAGATCTTCCGCGACTTCACTGATGGTGCGGAAAGCATCGGGGCTCTTGTCCATGGGCGAATCCTCACGCTGGACCGCAATCCGGAGTTGATCCGAATCGCAGCTTATTTCAGCGGTTTATGAAACGATATTCAAGCCCGTCGTCAAAGCGGGCCGCGGTTGTCAACCGGCATTCGCGGATTACTTGCCGCCCTTGGCCTTGCTGTTCTGGTGCGAACGCAGGATGCGGTTCTTCAGCACGTTCGACGATTTGAAGGTCATCACACGGCGCGGCAAAATCGGCACTTCCTCACCGGTCTTGGGATTGCGGCCGATGCGCTCATTCTTGGAGCGGACATGGAAGGTCGCAAAAGAAGACAGCTTCACAGTCTCGCCGCGAACGATGGCTTCGCAAATCTCATCCAGGACGGCCTCGACGAGCTCGGCCGATTCAGTCCGCGACAGACCAACCTTGCGGTAAACGGCTTCGGCTAGGTCGGCACGCGTAAGTGTCTTTCCCCCCATGCGACCGTCCCATCAGCTCAAAAAAACGTAAATCGATACAGGCAACGGCAGAGCCTAAGTAATTGATCCGTCAAGGTCAAGGACCGAACCCACGCGTTCGGCACTTACCAGCGGAGCAATACCGCGCCCCAGGTGAAACCTCCGCCCATCGCCTCGAGCAGAACAAGGTCGCCCTTCTTGATGCGGCCGTCGGCGACGGCCACCGACAAGGCGAGCGGCACGGAGGCTGCCGAGGTGTTACCGTGCAAATCGACGGTGACCACTACTTTCTCTTCGGCTATCCCGAGCTTCCTGGCGGAAGCGTCAATAATCCGTTTATTGGCCTGATGCGGCACGAACCAATCGAGATCGTCGGCGGTGATGCCAGCCTGGGCGAAGGTCGCCTCGATGACATCGGTGATCATGCCGACGGCGTGTTTGAAAACCTCGCGGCCTTCCATCCTGAGGTGGCCGACCGTCCCCGTGGTCGACGGGCCGCCGTCGACGAAGAGCTTGTCCTTGTGGACTCCGTCCGAGCGCAGGCTGGCCGCCAGCACACCGCGATCGGCTATTCCGCCTATCCCCTGTTGCGCTTCCAGAACGACCGCGCCGGCGCCGTCGCCGAAGAGCACGCAGGTCGAGCGGTCGCTCCAGTCGAGGATGCGCGAGAACGTTTCGGAGCCGATGACCAGCACGCGCCTTGCCAGCCCGCCGCGGATATAGAGATCGGCGGTGGCGACCGCATAGACGAAGCCGGAGCATACGGCCTGCATGTCGAAGGCGAAGCCGTGATGCATGCCGAGCCGGTTCTGGATCTCCACCGCGGTCGCGGGAAAAGTGTTGTTGGGCGTCGACGTGGCCAGCACGATCAGGTCGATGTCGGCAGGCGTCAGGCCGGCACTGTCGAGCGCGGCGCGCGCCGCGGCTTCGCCCAGCGAGGCGGTCGTCTCGTCATCGGCCGCGACGTGGCGCTGGCGAATGCCGGTGCGCTGGACGATCCACTCGTCGGAGGTCTCGACCATGCCTTCGAAGTCGGCATTCTTCATGATGCGGCGGGGCAGCGCGGCACCGTTGCCGCGCACGACTGATCTGATCAAGGTTCGTTCCTATTCCTCGGCCTCGACGGCGACGCCGGATTTCCTGTTTGCCTGGGCATTCGGATTGCGCGCATGGAACAGATCGAGATCGGCCTCGATCCGGTCAAGCAGATTGTTGCGCACCATGTCGTAGCCGAGCTCGATCGCCGCTGCGAAGCCGTCCGAGTCGGCGCCGCCGTGGCTCTTCACGACGATGCCGTTCAAGCCCAGGAAGACGCCGCCATTGGAGCGGCCGACATCCATCTTCTCGCGCAGCCGGTCGAATGCGCCCTTGGCGAAGACATAGCCGATCTTGGCCATCAGCGTGCGGCTCATGGCGGCGCGCAAATAGCCGGCGATCTGCCTTGCCGTGCCTTCGGCGGTCTTGAGCGCGATGTTGCCGGCAAAGCCTTCGGTGACGACCACGTCGACCGTGCCCTTGCCGATATCGTCGCCCTCGACGAAGCCGCGATAGTTCATCGAGGCCATGTTCGCCTCGCGCAGCATGCGCCCGGCCTCCTTGACCTCTTCCTGGCCCTTGATCTCCTCGACGCCGACATTGAGCAGGCCGACGCTCGGCCGCTCGATGCCGAACACCGAACGCGCCATGCCGGTGCCAAGGATGGCGAAGTCGACGAGCTGATGCGCGTCCGCGCCGATGGTGGCGCCGACATCGAGCACCACGCTCTCGCCGCGCGTCGTCGGCCAAAGCGCCGCGATCGCCGGGCGGTCTATGGTGGCCATCGTGCGCAGGCAGAATTTCGACATCGCCATCAGCGCGCCGGTGTTGCCGGCCGAGATGCAGGCTTGCGCGGCGCCGTTCTTCACCGCCTCGACCGCCTTCCACATAGAGGATTTCCAGCGGCCGTGGCGCAGCGCCTGGCTGGGCTTGTCGTCCATCCTCACCGCGACCTCGCAATGGACGAACTCGCTGACCTCGGCGAGCTTGGGAAACTTGGCCAGTTCGGGACGCACGGCGTCCTCGCGGCCATAGATGACGAAGCGGATGTCAGGGCGGCGGATGGCGACCGTCATCAGCGCCGGGATCACGACGCCTGGTCCGTGGTCGCCGCCCATGGCATCGATGGAAATCCTGATCACGCGGTATGTTTCTCACGGTTTGCCTGGCTAGCGGCGGGCGCCTGCCGAGGTAAGGGGGCTCGCGAAGGTTCGGCGAAAATAGCGGTTTTGGGCTGCCGCACAACCAACTTTTCCAAATTCCACGCCGCCTTCAGGATTTTCCGAGCAGCGAACGCAGCTTTTTCTGGAATTCGCTTTCTTCCTGAGGATCGTCGCCCGCGGCGTCGAGCGAAGCGCCGGGCTTGCGCGGATAAGGATCGATCGCCAGGCCGAAAAACTGCTCGGCAAGCGCGCCGACATCGATGGTGTCGCCGGAAAATGTTTCCGGGCTGTCCGGCCCGTCGGCGTCGAGGACGATCTCGCCCCCGCCCTCGAAGCCCTCGCGTCCGAGCTTCGACTGCTCCGGCAGGAACAGCGCCTCGACCGGCTCGTCGATATGGGCTGTGACCGGATCGAGAGTGACGATGCAGGCCTGGGTGATATCGGCCTCGACGCGGCCGCTGACCTTGACGCCGTTGCGCTTCCAGGACGTCACCAGCAGCTCGGCGCGGTAGCTCTCGACCGAGAGCAGCTCGTATTCGGCGGCAAGTGCGGCGCGCTGCCGCTCGTCGGCCTCGATAACAACCGGCAGGCCCTTTTGCGGCAGGCGGGCGACGTTGGCGACGAAGGATACAGGGCTTCGCTGTTCGGCGTGTTTCATCCTCGCGTCCCTCAGGCAGTTCCAGCCACGGGGAACACCACGGTGCCGGACACGATCGATTCGGTCGGCTGCGCGGCAAGCTGCCCGGACGCCGCGGAGGCATAGCTCGCCAGCAGCGGCGCCTCGGGCCACTCGCCAGCATCGGGCCTCACGTTGCGGGCGAGCGCCGCGGCAAGGGCCGCGCGGTCGTCGTCCCGCAAGGCGACGTCATAGGCCGCGGTGCGGCCATAGAACATCTTTGCCAGCTTCTTCATGCGCTTCGGCACGCCGACATCGCTGATGCCGAGTTCCCTCAGCGAATGGTCGACATCGAGGAAGAACTCGTCGATCAGCACCTGCGCGACCTCGGCCGCGGCTCCGCCTTCCCCGCGCAGCCGGCGCTGGACCAGGTACATGTGCAGCGACAGCATCTCGAAGCGGCCGAGCGGCGTATCCGGCACATTCCAGTCGGAATAAAACAATGTCTGCCGCGCCGCCGCCACGATTTGTGCGTAGAGCGCCTCGGTGATGGCGCGGTTGGCGTGACGTTCGCGACCAAAAAGGCGCTGGAACATTGAGGGCGGTCTCCCGGGGACCTGTTGTTTGATTTGGCCTTGTTGCATCGGCATGCAAGCTGGTTTACCGGTTTTGCGGCCCAGCGCAAGTTGCGGGGATGTGATGGAGAATTGTTGTTGGGTGCGCTGAAATTCAAGTCGTTTCTTACGCCTGTGCCGGCGGGCGTGGCCTCCCTGCTGGTGGCGATATCCGCGCTTTCAGGCTGCAATTCGTCCAAGATGATCGGCGACCTCAGCCCGAGCGAGACGCTGACGCAGGGCTATGT is a window encoding:
- the plsX gene encoding phosphate acyltransferase PlsX — encoded protein: MIRISIDAMGGDHGPGVVIPALMTVAIRRPDIRFVIYGREDAVRPELAKFPKLAEVSEFVHCEVAVRMDDKPSQALRHGRWKSSMWKAVEAVKNGAAQACISAGNTGALMAMSKFCLRTMATIDRPAIAALWPTTRGESVVLDVGATIGADAHQLVDFAILGTGMARSVFGIERPSVGLLNVGVEEIKGQEEVKEAGRMLREANMASMNYRGFVEGDDIGKGTVDVVVTEGFAGNIALKTAEGTARQIAGYLRAAMSRTLMAKIGYVFAKGAFDRLREKMDVGRSNGGVFLGLNGIVVKSHGGADSDGFAAAIELGYDMVRNNLLDRIEADLDLFHARNPNAQANRKSGVAVEAEE
- a CDS encoding beta-ketoacyl-ACP synthase III, yielding MIRSVVRGNGAALPRRIMKNADFEGMVETSDEWIVQRTGIRQRHVAADDETTASLGEAAARAALDSAGLTPADIDLIVLATSTPNNTFPATAVEIQNRLGMHHGFAFDMQAVCSGFVYAVATADLYIRGGLARRVLVIGSETFSRILDWSDRSTCVLFGDGAGAVVLEAQQGIGGIADRGVLAASLRSDGVHKDKLFVDGGPSTTGTVGHLRMEGREVFKHAVGMITDVIEATFAQAGITADDLDWFVPHQANKRIIDASARKLGIAEEKVVVTVDLHGNTSAASVPLALSVAVADGRIKKGDLVLLEAMGGGFTWGAVLLRW
- a CDS encoding ubiquinol-cytochrome C chaperone family protein, whose protein sequence is MFQRLFGRERHANRAITEALYAQIVAAARQTLFYSDWNVPDTPLGRFEMLSLHMYLVQRRLRGEGGAAAEVAQVLIDEFFLDVDHSLRELGISDVGVPKRMKKLAKMFYGRTAAYDVALRDDDRAALAAALARNVRPDAGEWPEAPLLASYASAASGQLAAQPTESIVSGTVVFPVAGTA
- a CDS encoding DUF177 domain-containing protein, with the protein product MKHAEQRSPVSFVANVARLPQKGLPVVIEADERQRAALAAEYELLSVESYRAELLVTSWKRNGVKVSGRVEADITQACIVTLDPVTAHIDEPVEALFLPEQSKLGREGFEGGGEIVLDADGPDSPETFSGDTIDVGALAEQFFGLAIDPYPRKPGASLDAAGDDPQEESEFQKKLRSLLGKS
- a CDS encoding integration host factor subunit alpha, producing the protein MGGKTLTRADLAEAVYRKVGLSRTESAELVEAVLDEICEAIVRGETVKLSSFATFHVRSKNERIGRNPKTGEEVPILPRRVMTFKSSNVLKNRILRSHQNSKAKGGK